The following coding sequences lie in one Lelliottia jeotgali genomic window:
- a CDS encoding membrane protein, clustering with ActP, with translation MNTDIYQRIEHSAHFRELVEKRQRFAFILSIIMLIIYVGFILLIAFAPHWLGTPLHAGTSVTRGIPIGIGVIVISFVLTGVYVWRANGEFDRLNKAVLREVKAS, from the coding sequence ATGAATACTGATATTTATCAACGGATAGAACATAGTGCGCATTTCAGGGAGCTCGTCGAAAAACGGCAACGGTTTGCCTTCATCCTTTCCATCATCATGCTGATTATCTACGTCGGCTTTATTCTGCTGATCGCCTTTGCACCACACTGGCTGGGCACGCCGCTGCATGCAGGTACCAGCGTCACGCGCGGGATACCCATCGGTATCGGCGTGATCGTGATTTCATTTGTGCTGACCGGGGTCTACGTCTGGCGCGCGAACGGTGAATTTGATCGTCTCAATAAAGCGGTACTGCGTGAGGTAAAAGCATCATGA
- a CDS encoding Acetyl-coenzyme A synthetase, which produces MSQIHKHDIPANIADHCLINPEQYEEKYQQSVSNPDAFWGEQGKILDWITPYQKVKNTSFAPGNISIKWYEDGTLNLAANCLDRHLAERGDQTAIIWEGDDASQSKHITYKELHRDVCRFANVLLEQGIKKGDVVAIYMPMVPEAAVAMLACARIGAVHSVIFGGFSPEAVAGRIIDSSSKLVITADEGVRAGRGIPLKKNVDEALKNPNVKTITNVIVLKRTGGNVEWKEGRDLWWSDLIEKASDQHQPEAMNAEDPLFILYTSGSTGKPKGVLHTTGGYLVYAASTFKYVFDYHQGDIYWCTADVGWVTGHSYLLYGPLACGATTLMFEGVPNWPTPARMCQVVDKHKVNILYTAPTAIRALMAEGDKAIEGTDRSSLRILGSVGEPINPEAWEWYWKKIGNEKCPVMDTWWQTETGGFMITPLPGATQLKAGSATRPFFGVQPALVDNEGNPLDGATEGNLVITDSWPGQARTLFGDHDRFEQTYFSTFKNMYFSGDGARRDEDGYYWITGRVDDVLNVSGHRLGTAEIESALVSHPKIAEAAVVGIPHNIKGQAIYAYVTLNHGEEPTPELYTEVRNWVRKEIGPLATPDVLHWTDSLPKTRSGKIMRRILRKIAAGDTSNLGDTSTLADPGVVEKLLEEKQAIAMPS; this is translated from the coding sequence ATGAGCCAAATTCACAAACACGACATTCCCGCAAATATTGCGGACCATTGCCTGATAAATCCGGAGCAGTACGAGGAAAAGTACCAGCAATCTGTCTCTAACCCTGATGCCTTCTGGGGTGAGCAGGGTAAAATTCTTGATTGGATCACGCCGTATCAGAAGGTGAAAAACACCTCTTTTGCGCCAGGCAATATCTCGATTAAATGGTATGAAGACGGCACGCTGAACCTTGCAGCGAACTGTCTGGACCGCCATCTTGCCGAGCGCGGCGATCAGACCGCCATTATATGGGAAGGCGACGACGCCTCGCAGAGCAAACACATTACCTATAAAGAGCTGCACCGCGACGTCTGTCGTTTTGCCAACGTGCTGCTTGAACAAGGCATCAAAAAAGGCGATGTGGTCGCCATTTATATGCCAATGGTGCCGGAAGCCGCCGTGGCGATGCTCGCCTGCGCACGCATCGGCGCCGTGCACTCGGTGATTTTCGGTGGTTTCTCGCCTGAAGCGGTCGCCGGGCGCATTATCGACTCCAGTTCAAAACTGGTGATCACCGCTGACGAAGGCGTGCGTGCCGGTCGCGGCATCCCGCTGAAAAAAAACGTCGATGAAGCGCTAAAAAACCCGAACGTCAAAACCATCACCAACGTCATCGTTCTCAAACGCACCGGCGGCAACGTCGAGTGGAAAGAGGGCCGCGACCTGTGGTGGAGCGATCTGATTGAAAAAGCCAGCGATCAGCACCAGCCCGAAGCGATGAACGCCGAAGATCCGCTGTTTATCCTTTATACCTCCGGCTCCACCGGCAAGCCAAAAGGCGTGCTGCACACCACCGGCGGATATCTGGTTTACGCGGCATCGACCTTTAAATACGTTTTTGACTATCACCAGGGCGACATTTACTGGTGTACCGCCGACGTCGGCTGGGTCACCGGTCACAGCTATCTGCTGTACGGCCCGCTGGCCTGCGGCGCGACCACGCTGATGTTCGAAGGCGTACCGAATTGGCCGACGCCTGCCCGTATGTGTCAGGTGGTCGATAAGCACAAGGTCAACATTCTTTATACCGCACCAACCGCCATTCGCGCCCTGATGGCCGAAGGCGACAAAGCCATCGAAGGCACCGATCGCTCCTCCCTGCGTATTCTCGGCTCGGTTGGCGAGCCGATTAACCCGGAAGCCTGGGAGTGGTACTGGAAGAAAATCGGCAACGAAAAATGTCCGGTAATGGATACCTGGTGGCAGACTGAAACCGGTGGTTTCATGATCACCCCGCTGCCGGGTGCCACTCAACTGAAAGCCGGTTCCGCTACCCGTCCGTTCTTCGGCGTGCAGCCTGCGCTGGTGGATAACGAAGGCAACCCGCTCGACGGCGCGACCGAAGGCAACCTGGTGATCACCGACTCGTGGCCGGGCCAGGCGCGTACCCTGTTTGGCGATCACGACAGATTCGAGCAGACCTACTTCTCGACCTTCAAAAACATGTACTTCAGCGGCGACGGCGCACGTCGTGACGAAGACGGTTACTACTGGATCACCGGTCGCGTGGACGATGTGCTGAACGTTTCCGGTCACCGTCTGGGTACGGCTGAGATTGAATCGGCGCTGGTGTCCCATCCGAAAATCGCCGAAGCAGCGGTGGTGGGTATTCCGCACAACATCAAAGGTCAGGCGATTTATGCCTACGTCACCCTGAACCACGGCGAAGAACCAACGCCTGAGCTGTACACCGAAGTGCGTAACTGGGTACGCAAAGAGATCGGCCCGCTCGCCACGCCGGACGTGCTGCACTGGACCGACTCGCTGCCGAAAACCCGCTCCGGCAAGATCATGCGCCGCATTCTGCGCAAAATCGCCGCGGGTGATACCAGTAACCTCGGCGATACCTCAACGCTCGCCGATCCTGGCGTGGTGGAAAAACTGCTCGAAGAGAAGCAGGCCATCGCAATGCCTTCTTAA
- a CDS encoding Proton-glutamate symport protein, translated as MKNLKISLAWQILLAMVLGILLGSYLHYHSDDREWLVANMLSPAGDIFIHLIKMIVVPIVISTLIVGIAGVGDAKQLGRIGAKTIIYFEVITTVAIILGITLANVFQPGSGIDMSQLATVDISKYQSTTAEVQSHAHGLMGTILSLVPTNIVASMAKGEMLPIIFFSVLFGLGLSSLPATHREPLVTVFRSISETMFKVTHMVMRYAPVGVFALIAVTVANFGFASLWPLAKLVLLVHFAILFFALVVLGLVARICGLSIWILIRILKDELILAYSTASSESVLPRIIEKMEAYGAPASITSFVVPTGYSFNLDGSTLYQSIAAIFIAQLYGIDLSLWQEIVLVLTLMVTSKGIAGVPGVSFVVLLATLGSVGIPLEGLAFIAGVDRILDMARTALNVVGNALAVLVIAKWEHQFDRKKALAYERDVLGRFDKTADQ; from the coding sequence ATGAAAAATTTGAAAATCAGCCTTGCCTGGCAAATTTTGCTGGCGATGGTGCTGGGCATCTTGCTGGGCAGTTATCTGCATTATCACAGTGACGACCGCGAGTGGCTGGTGGCGAATATGCTGTCACCGGCGGGCGATATCTTTATTCACCTGATCAAAATGATTGTTGTCCCGATTGTGATCTCTACGCTTATCGTAGGTATCGCGGGCGTGGGCGATGCCAAGCAGTTAGGCCGTATTGGTGCGAAAACCATCATCTATTTCGAAGTGATCACTACGGTTGCTATCATTTTAGGTATCACGCTGGCGAATGTGTTCCAGCCGGGTTCCGGGATTGATATGTCACAACTGGCGACGGTGGATATTTCGAAATACCAAAGCACAACCGCAGAAGTGCAAAGCCATGCACATGGCCTGATGGGGACCATCCTGTCGCTGGTGCCGACCAATATCGTGGCGTCGATGGCGAAGGGCGAAATGCTGCCGATCATCTTCTTCTCGGTGCTGTTTGGTCTGGGCCTTTCCTCCCTGCCCGCCACGCACCGCGAACCGCTGGTGACTGTGTTCCGTTCGATCTCCGAAACCATGTTTAAAGTGACGCATATGGTGATGCGCTACGCCCCGGTGGGTGTGTTTGCGCTGATCGCTGTGACCGTGGCGAACTTCGGGTTTGCCTCCCTGTGGCCGCTGGCGAAGCTGGTTCTTCTGGTGCATTTCGCGATTCTGTTCTTTGCGCTGGTGGTGCTGGGGCTGGTCGCGCGTATCTGCGGGCTGAGCATCTGGATCCTGATTCGTATTCTGAAAGACGAGCTGATTCTGGCTTACTCCACGGCCAGCTCCGAGAGCGTGTTGCCGCGTATTATTGAGAAGATGGAAGCCTATGGCGCGCCAGCGTCTATCACCAGTTTCGTGGTGCCGACGGGATATTCCTTTAACCTCGATGGCTCAACGCTGTACCAGAGTATTGCGGCGATTTTCATCGCGCAGCTGTACGGAATCGATCTGTCCCTGTGGCAGGAAATCGTGCTGGTGCTGACGCTGATGGTGACGTCAAAAGGGATCGCCGGCGTGCCGGGAGTCTCCTTTGTGGTGCTGCTGGCAACGCTGGGTAGCGTCGGTATTCCACTGGAAGGCCTGGCGTTTATCGCCGGTGTTGACCGTATTCTCGACATGGCGCGTACCGCGCTGAATGTGGTGGGGAATGCGCTGGCGGTGCTGGTTATCGCCAAGTGGGAACATCAGTTCGACCGTAAAAAAGCGCTGGCGTACGAGCGCGACGTGCTGGGTCGTTTTGATAAGACGGCGGATCAGTAA
- a CDS encoding putative membrane protein → MKTLFTLLFLFTSFVRADELGSQYKEQAEAGDARAQYYLADTYFSAGDDKQAELWAEKSAKGGEVDAVALLSQIHFKHADYAQAKTLAQQATIAGSKRGAIMLARLLVNTQAGKTDYPQAIKLLRTATDDIDSDSAVDAQMLLGLIYANGVEMPQDDAQAEMWLKRSSAISRTGYAEYWAGMVFQQGEKGFITPNKQKALYWFNLSCSEGFDTGCEEFDALSGE, encoded by the coding sequence ATGAAAACCCTTTTTACGCTGTTATTCCTTTTTACCTCGTTTGTGAGGGCTGACGAACTCGGCAGCCAATATAAAGAACAAGCCGAAGCAGGCGATGCGCGGGCCCAGTACTATCTGGCCGATACCTACTTTAGTGCGGGCGATGATAAACAGGCCGAGCTGTGGGCCGAGAAATCCGCAAAAGGCGGTGAAGTCGATGCTGTGGCACTGCTGTCACAAATTCATTTTAAACACGCCGACTACGCGCAGGCCAAAACGCTGGCGCAACAGGCAACCATTGCAGGCAGTAAACGCGGGGCCATCATGCTGGCGCGACTGTTGGTAAATACCCAGGCGGGTAAAACGGATTATCCTCAGGCGATAAAACTGCTGCGGACCGCCACCGATGATATCGACAGCGACTCTGCGGTTGATGCGCAGATGCTGCTGGGTCTGATTTACGCCAACGGCGTTGAGATGCCGCAGGATGATGCGCAGGCGGAAATGTGGCTCAAGCGCAGCTCTGCCATTTCGCGTACCGGTTACGCAGAATACTGGGCGGGTATGGTCTTCCAGCAGGGTGAAAAAGGCTTTATCACACCAAATAAACAGAAGGCGCTGTACTGGTTTAATCTGAGCTGTAGCGAAGGGTTTGATACTGGATGCGAAGAGTTTGATGCTCTGAGTGGGGAGTAA
- a CDS encoding Hok-gef cell toxic protein translates to MCTYKFVRIHHINSNQVESSLLFFLTQGVIGMTPLKTMLGIVLIVCLTIVIFTFINRGRLCELSIKSEHQEVAAKLACIAG, encoded by the coding sequence ATGTGTACGTATAAATTCGTGCGCATACACCACATCAACTCCAACCAAGTTGAGAGTAGCCTCTTATTCTTTTTGACGCAAGGAGTAATAGGCATGACGCCTTTAAAAACCATGTTAGGCATTGTTTTAATCGTTTGTCTAACAATCGTGATTTTTACCTTTATTAATCGCGGCAGGCTGTGCGAGTTATCAATAAAGAGTGAACATCAGGAGGTGGCGGCAAAATTAGCCTGTATTGCGGGTTAA
- a CDS encoding Formate dehydrogenase H yields MFVFGYNPADSHPIVANHVINAKRNGAKIIVCDPRKIETARIADMHIALRNGSNIALLNAMGHVIIEENLYNQAFVATRTEGFEEYRKIVEGYTPESVETITGVTAQEIRQAARMYAAAKTASILWGMGVTQFYQGVETVRSLTSLAMLTGNLGKPHVGVNPVRGQNNVQGACDMGALPDTYPGYQYVKFPENRAKFAKAWGVESLPEHTGYRISELPHRAAHGEVRAAYIMGEDPLQTDAELSAVRKGFEDLELVIVQDIFMTKTAAAADVILPSTSWGEHEGVYTAADRGFQRFFKAVEPKWDLKTDWQIISEIATRMGYPMHYNNTQEIWDELRNLCPDFTGATYEKMGELGYIQWPCRDESEADQGTSYLFAEKFDTPNGLAQFFTCDWVAPIDKLTEEYPMVLSTVREVGHYSCRSMTGNCAALAALADEPGYAQLNTADAARLGIEDEALVWVNSRKGRIITRAQVSDRPNKGAVYMTYQWWIGACNELVTENLSPITKTPEYKYCAVRVESIADQQSAEQYVIDEYTKLKARLRESAMG; encoded by the coding sequence GTGTTCGTTTTCGGCTACAACCCGGCGGATTCCCACCCTATCGTGGCGAATCACGTGATTAACGCGAAGCGCAACGGGGCGAAAATCATCGTCTGCGATCCGCGTAAAATTGAAACCGCACGCATCGCGGATATGCACATCGCGTTACGCAACGGCTCGAATATCGCGCTGCTGAATGCGATGGGTCACGTCATTATCGAAGAAAATCTGTACAACCAGGCCTTTGTTGCTACTCGTACGGAAGGCTTCGAGGAGTATCGCAAGATTGTCGAGGGCTACACGCCAGAGTCGGTCGAAACGATTACCGGCGTCACTGCGCAAGAAATTCGCCAGGCGGCGCGGATGTACGCTGCCGCCAAAACCGCGTCGATTCTGTGGGGCATGGGCGTGACCCAGTTCTATCAGGGCGTGGAAACCGTGCGCTCGCTAACCAGCCTCGCGATGCTGACGGGCAACCTCGGCAAACCGCACGTCGGCGTTAACCCGGTGCGTGGGCAGAACAACGTTCAGGGTGCCTGCGATATGGGCGCACTGCCTGATACCTATCCGGGCTATCAGTACGTCAAATTCCCGGAAAACCGCGCCAAATTTGCCAAAGCGTGGGGCGTAGAGAGTCTGCCAGAACATACCGGGTATCGCATCAGCGAGCTGCCGCATCGTGCGGCGCACGGTGAAGTGCGTGCGGCTTACATCATGGGCGAAGATCCGCTGCAAACCGACGCCGAACTGTCGGCGGTGCGCAAAGGCTTTGAGGATCTCGAGCTGGTGATTGTGCAGGACATCTTCATGACCAAAACCGCGGCGGCGGCGGATGTGATTTTACCGTCAACGTCATGGGGCGAGCACGAAGGCGTCTACACCGCTGCGGATCGCGGCTTCCAGCGCTTCTTTAAAGCGGTCGAGCCGAAGTGGGATCTGAAAACGGACTGGCAAATCATCAGCGAAATCGCCACCCGGATGGGTTATCCGATGCACTACAACAACACCCAGGAGATCTGGGATGAGTTGCGCAATCTGTGTCCGGATTTCACCGGGGCGACCTATGAAAAAATGGGCGAACTGGGCTATATCCAGTGGCCTTGCCGCGATGAGTCAGAGGCCGATCAGGGTACGTCTTACCTCTTTGCCGAGAAGTTCGACACCCCGAACGGGCTGGCTCAGTTCTTCACCTGCGACTGGGTGGCGCCTATCGATAAACTCACCGAAGAATATCCAATGGTACTGTCAACGGTGCGTGAAGTGGGCCACTACTCCTGTCGTTCGATGACCGGTAACTGTGCGGCGCTGGCCGCGCTGGCGGATGAACCGGGCTACGCACAGCTGAACACCGCCGATGCTGCACGACTGGGCATTGAGGATGAAGCGCTGGTGTGGGTCAACTCGCGCAAAGGCCGGATCATCACCCGTGCGCAGGTGAGCGATCGCCCAAACAAAGGGGCGGTTTACATGACCTATCAGTGGTGGATTGGGGCCTGTAACGAACTGGTGACGGAAAACCTCAGTCCGATAACCAAAACGCCGGAGTATAAATATTGCGCCGTGCGCGTTGAATCGATTGCCGACCAACAAAGCGCCGAACAATATGTGATAGATGAATATACCAAACTGAAAGCCAGATTACGCGAAAGCGCGATGGGTTAG
- a CDS encoding Formate dehydrogenase H, translated as MKKVVTVCPYCASGCKINLVVDNGKIVRAEAAQGKTNQGTLCLKGYYGWDFINDTQILTPRLKTPMIRRQRGGKLESVSWNEALDYVAKRLSDIKAKYGPDAIQTTGSSRGTGNETNYVMQKFARAVIGTNNVDCCARV; from the coding sequence ATGAAAAAAGTCGTCACGGTTTGCCCCTATTGTGCCTCGGGTTGCAAGATAAACCTGGTGGTCGATAACGGCAAAATCGTCCGGGCGGAGGCTGCACAGGGTAAGACCAATCAGGGTACACTGTGCCTGAAAGGCTACTATGGCTGGGATTTTATTAACGATACCCAGATCCTCACCCCCCGTCTTAAAACCCCCATGATCCGTCGTCAACGCGGCGGCAAGCTGGAATCCGTCTCCTGGAACGAGGCGCTGGACTACGTCGCCAAACGCCTGAGCGATATCAAAGCCAAATACGGCCCGGACGCGATCCAGACCACCGGCTCATCGCGTGGAACGGGTAATGAAACCAACTATGTAATGCAAAAATTCGCGCGCGCCGTTATTGGTACCAATAACGTCGACTGCTGCGCTCGCGTCTGA
- a CDS encoding Response regulator protein, with product MKPAILVVDDDTAVCELLQDVLNEHVFTVHVCHTGRDALALAQREPGIALVLLDMMLPDINGLQVLQQLQKQRPELPVIMLTGLGSESDVVVGLEMGADDYIGKPFNPRVVVARVKAVLRRTGVLAAEPAAPRAAGLGFNGWTLDTTRCELSSPQQATVALTQGEYGLLLALAQNARRVLSREQLLELTHSESAEVFDRTIDVLIMRLRRKIEINPHQPLLIKTIRGLGYVFAADVSHNDKAA from the coding sequence ATGAAACCGGCGATTCTGGTGGTTGATGACGATACGGCGGTCTGCGAACTGCTGCAGGATGTGCTTAACGAGCACGTCTTTACCGTGCACGTCTGCCACACCGGGCGGGATGCGCTGGCGCTGGCCCAGCGAGAGCCGGGCATCGCGCTGGTGTTGTTGGATATGATGCTGCCGGATATCAATGGATTGCAGGTTTTACAACAGCTCCAGAAGCAACGCCCTGAGCTGCCAGTGATTATGCTTACGGGACTCGGTAGCGAATCGGATGTGGTCGTCGGGCTGGAAATGGGTGCGGATGATTACATCGGCAAACCCTTTAATCCGCGCGTCGTCGTTGCCCGCGTCAAAGCTGTCTTGCGGCGCACCGGCGTGCTGGCGGCGGAACCGGCTGCGCCGCGCGCAGCGGGCTTAGGCTTTAACGGCTGGACGCTCGACACCACCCGCTGTGAATTAAGCTCCCCGCAGCAGGCGACCGTTGCGCTCACTCAGGGCGAGTACGGTCTACTGCTGGCACTGGCGCAGAACGCGCGTAGGGTTTTAAGCCGGGAACAGCTGCTGGAGCTGACCCATAGCGAAAGTGCCGAAGTGTTTGATCGCACGATCGATGTGCTGATCATGCGCCTGCGGCGAAAAATTGAGATCAATCCCCATCAGCCGCTGCTGATCAAAACCATTCGCGGCCTCGGCTATGTCTTTGCCGCAGACGTTTCTCACAACGATAAAGCGGCCTAA
- a CDS encoding sugar kinase, producing MERRGVIAAGNMLVDHVHQIVQWPERGWLAEIIHSERATGGAPLNVLLTLAKMHVGLPLQAVGLIGDDSDGDYILAMLDQYHVNRQRVQRTTFAPTSMSQVMTDPSGQRTFFHSPAANRLLDLPAFDRLDPSMKIFHLGYLLLLDSLDLPDDEFGTRSARLLSQMRDLGYETSLDLVSRKGDPRYQPLVLPALRYVDYLVINELEAGEFSGLEMRDSSNMPNILHIAEAASQLLAAGVRQRVVIHCPEGAWGEAPGEQGQWVPSRQLEPDEIIGSVGAGDAFCAGFLYGCHEAWSLPDSIALAHACARASLLAANAIDGAKTLVELESSL from the coding sequence ATGGAACGCCGGGGCGTTATTGCCGCAGGGAATATGCTCGTCGATCATGTGCATCAGATTGTGCAGTGGCCCGAGCGCGGATGGCTGGCAGAGATTATTCACAGCGAGCGGGCCACCGGCGGCGCGCCGCTGAATGTGTTACTCACGCTGGCGAAAATGCACGTCGGCCTGCCATTACAGGCGGTCGGGCTGATTGGCGACGACAGCGACGGGGACTATATCCTGGCGATGCTCGACCAATATCACGTCAACCGCCAGCGGGTACAGCGCACCACCTTTGCGCCGACGTCGATGTCGCAGGTGATGACCGATCCCAGCGGACAGCGCACCTTTTTCCACTCGCCGGCGGCCAACCGCCTGCTGGATCTCCCGGCGTTTGATCGGCTCGATCCGTCGATGAAGATTTTCCATCTCGGGTATCTGCTGCTGCTCGACAGCCTGGATCTGCCGGACGACGAGTTTGGCACCCGCAGCGCACGTCTGCTTTCACAGATGCGCGATCTGGGATATGAAACGTCGCTGGATTTGGTGTCACGCAAAGGCGATCCACGCTATCAGCCGCTGGTGCTCCCTGCCCTGCGCTATGTGGATTATCTGGTGATTAACGAGCTGGAAGCGGGCGAGTTTAGCGGGCTGGAAATGCGCGACAGCAGTAATATGCCGAACATTTTGCATATCGCCGAGGCCGCGTCACAGCTGCTGGCGGCAGGTGTGCGCCAGCGCGTGGTGATCCATTGCCCGGAAGGCGCCTGGGGAGAAGCACCGGGTGAGCAAGGCCAGTGGGTACCGTCGCGACAGCTGGAACCGGATGAGATTATCGGCAGCGTCGGCGCGGGCGATGCGTTTTGCGCGGGCTTTTTATACGGCTGCCACGAGGCGTGGTCCCTGCCAGACAGCATTGCCCTGGCGCACGCCTGCGCGCGGGCCAGTCTGCTGGCGGCGAATGCCATTGATGGCGCGAAAACGCTGGTCGAGCTGGAATCCAGCCTTTAG